One window from the genome of Hydra vulgaris chromosome 02, alternate assembly HydraT2T_AEP encodes:
- the LOC136076117 gene encoding uncharacterized protein LOC136076117, producing the protein MRLNAAKRESFRKRLKMFFEGFARSTIYDNLKRLETVQSFSDRKHPGRPTSWTREKKAELTRLVNNRKGVSQRKIGIKFGVNQSTIGRQFKKMNIKYRKREKTPKYTIEQQIKAKKRSRKLVNQLYNTKSLLVIDDKKYFCFAGDNMPGNSGYCTNNKKTCPKRVRFIGKEKFPKKLLMWIAISERGMSEPLFRTSKAVAINSSIYINECLEKRLLPFIHKYHGDFNYMFWPDLASSHYSKDSLNWMDQYVYYVDKESNPPNVPQARPIENFWGHLAQKVYEGDWQASTEQVLINRIKLKLQEIDLNFLQSHMEGVRAKLRSIADGGVFSYKK; encoded by the exons atgaggtTAAATGCAGCTAAACGAGAATCTTTTCGAAAGcgactaaaaatgtttttt gaAGGATTTGCTCGAAGTACAATATATGATAACCTAAAAAGACTTGAAACTGTTCAATCGTTTTCTGATAGAAAGCACCCTGGTCGTCCAACATCCTGGACTAGAGAAAAGAAAGCCGAATTAACGAGACTTGTCAACAATCGAAAAGGGGTCAGTCAGAGAAAAATAGGTATTAAATTCGGTGTAAATCAATCGACAATTGGTcgtcagtttaaaaaaatgaatattaaatatagaaaacgTGAAAAGACTCCAAAATACACTATAGAACAACAAATAAAGGCAAAGAAAAGAAGCAGGAAACTAGTTAACCAACTCTATAACACAAAATCGCTTCTAGTCATCGAtgacaaaaaatacttttgttttgcaGGGGACAACATGCCTGGAAATTCTGGATACTGCacaaacaacaaaaagacaTGCCCAAAAAGAGTTCGTTTTATAGGAAAAGAGAAATTtccgaaaaaattattaatgtggATAGCCATATCTGAACGTGGTATGTCCGAGCCATTGTTTCGCACTTCCAAGGCTGTAGCGATCAATTCATCaatctatattaatgaatgttTAGAAAAACGACTTCTTCCATTTATTCACAAGTATCATGGAGACTTTAACTATATGTTTTGGCCAGATTTAGCAAGTTCTCATTATTCTAAAGATTCTCTAAATTGGATGGACCAATATGTCTATTACGTTGATAAAGAATCCAATCCCCCAAATGTGCCTCAAGCACGaccaattgaaaatttttgggGACATTTGGCACAGAAGGTTTACGAGGGAGATTGGCAAGCTTCAACAGAGCAAGTTTTGATTAATCGCATTAAACTAAAACTACAAGAAattgatttaaactttttacagtCGCATATGGAAGGCGTCAGAGCAAAATTGAGATCAATTGCAGATGGTGgtgttttttcatataaaaaataa